Proteins encoded within one genomic window of Methanothrix harundinacea 6Ac:
- a CDS encoding class I SAM-dependent methyltransferase: MWDKRAEEFDRSTKERSHRTERQVASLQLDPDCTVLDVGAGTGRLSVPIAKMVKKVTAVDQSRGMLNYLEENMAEEGLSNYRCIQKRWEDVRLGEDIEAHDVVIASHSLGMFDLQEALAKMDAAAKRRVYIFTAAGKWFFDDFEEELWERIYDRPPRRGRGGGFRSDYMILYNILHDMGIYANVEIRDAEHVQRYESLDEAVERWKLSREIPEESEPLLREYLAKNLESENGGGLTFRRRTKGAMIWWSKSESS, translated from the coding sequence ATGTGGGATAAGAGGGCAGAAGAGTTCGACAGGTCTACGAAGGAGAGGAGCCATCGGACGGAGAGGCAGGTGGCAAGCCTCCAGCTCGATCCGGACTGCACCGTCCTGGACGTCGGCGCTGGCACCGGCCGCCTCTCGGTCCCCATCGCCAAGATGGTGAAAAAGGTTACGGCCGTCGATCAATCGAGAGGGATGCTCAATTATCTCGAAGAGAACATGGCCGAGGAGGGGCTCTCCAACTACCGGTGCATCCAGAAGAGGTGGGAGGACGTCCGGCTCGGAGAAGACATCGAGGCTCACGACGTCGTCATAGCGTCTCACTCCCTGGGGATGTTCGACCTCCAGGAGGCGTTGGCGAAGATGGATGCTGCAGCGAAGAGGCGAGTTTACATCTTCACCGCTGCCGGCAAGTGGTTCTTCGATGACTTCGAGGAGGAGCTCTGGGAGCGGATCTACGATAGGCCGCCGAGGCGAGGGCGAGGCGGAGGCTTTCGGTCAGATTACATGATCCTCTACAACATCCTCCACGACATGGGGATCTACGCCAACGTCGAGATAAGAGACGCAGAGCACGTCCAGCGGTACGAAAGCCTCGACGAGGCGGTCGAGCGGTGGAAGCTGAGTAGGGAGATCCCCGAGGAGAGCGAGCCACTTCTGAGGGAGTACCTCGCCAAAAATCTCGAAAGCGAAAACGGCGGAGGTCTGACATTCAGGCGGAGGACGAAGGGCGCCATGATATGGTGGTCCAAGTCGGAAAGCTCGTGA
- a CDS encoding slipin family protein, with protein sequence MEFDIRLLAGSLAIGLILFSSMKITRQYERAVVFRFGKLLGEKGPGLFLIIPIVDRIVKVDLRVRELDVPRQTVISSDNVSVEVDAVIYYKVTSSTKAIVEVEDYEAATALLAQTTLRDVLGQNELDTILSNRDELNKEVKTILDEMTDPWGIKVVTATLRDVALPENMLRAIARQAEAEREKRARIILAEGEYQASQRMNDAATLYEEKPSAMKLREFQTLTEIAKEKNLIVVSTGSDAPRSSAGEISATVGLAKAVVDR encoded by the coding sequence GTGGAATTTGACATCCGGCTCTTGGCAGGATCATTGGCCATAGGCCTGATACTATTTTCATCCATGAAGATCACAAGGCAGTACGAGCGGGCCGTCGTCTTTCGGTTCGGAAAGCTCCTCGGCGAGAAGGGCCCGGGCCTATTTCTTATAATACCGATCGTCGACAGGATCGTCAAGGTGGACCTGAGGGTCCGGGAGCTGGACGTCCCGAGACAGACGGTGATCTCCAGCGACAACGTCAGCGTCGAGGTGGACGCCGTCATCTACTACAAGGTGACGAGCTCGACGAAGGCGATAGTGGAGGTGGAGGACTACGAGGCGGCTACCGCTCTTCTCGCCCAGACGACCCTGAGGGACGTCCTCGGCCAGAACGAGCTCGACACCATCCTCTCCAACCGGGACGAGCTGAACAAGGAAGTTAAGACGATCCTCGACGAGATGACCGACCCCTGGGGGATAAAGGTCGTCACCGCCACCCTGAGGGACGTGGCCCTCCCCGAGAATATGCTCCGGGCGATAGCGAGGCAGGCGGAGGCGGAGCGAGAGAAGAGGGCGAGGATCATCCTCGCCGAGGGGGAGTATCAGGCCTCCCAGAGGATGAACGATGCCGCCACCCTATACGAGGAGAAGCCCTCCGCCATGAAGCTGAGGGAGTTTCAAACCCTCACCGAGATCGCGAAGGAGAAGAACCTGATCGTGGTATCGACCGGCTCCGACGCCCCCAGGTCTTCGGCCGGAGAGATCTCTGCTACCGTGGGTCTCGCAAAGGCCGTCGTCGATAGGTGA
- a CDS encoding FecCD family ABC transporter permease, translating into MAKTVRRITSRSGKRSKMQEAHDSFVFARYFFMVAIIASIVLLTGVIITLGPLDITVADAYRALISKFYPDYFNVDPLTSRVVWNIRFPRIVGGILAGFGLGVCGCVMQAVLKNPLASPFTLGISSGAQFGISIAAVLGVSVVGGPYLLIGNAFLFALLCSGFIIGLAAVKGATSETLILAGIAVNYFFSAMSQLFKYFANDEQLRLMTSWGMGDLAAFSWSKISILLGVFAICIPLLMLKAWDLNIMTSGDETAKSIGVNAERVRVYIMLISSLVVATVVCFTGTIGFIGLVAPHMARLILGGDHRFLIPASGILGASVLIAADGVAMNLIAPTVIPTGIMTSVIGVPFFMYLMLKGRRREFWT; encoded by the coding sequence ATGGCGAAGACGGTGAGGCGGATCACAAGTCGATCCGGTAAGAGAAGCAAGATGCAGGAGGCCCACGACTCTTTCGTATTCGCTAGATACTTCTTCATGGTGGCGATCATCGCCTCCATCGTCCTCCTTACGGGGGTGATCATAACCCTGGGGCCCCTGGACATCACCGTAGCCGACGCATACCGCGCCCTCATCTCCAAGTTCTATCCAGACTACTTCAACGTGGACCCGCTGACCTCGCGGGTCGTCTGGAACATAAGGTTTCCGAGGATCGTCGGCGGGATCCTCGCCGGGTTCGGCCTCGGGGTATGCGGATGCGTCATGCAGGCGGTCCTCAAAAACCCCCTCGCCAGCCCCTTCACCCTCGGAATATCGTCGGGGGCCCAGTTCGGCATATCCATCGCCGCCGTCCTGGGGGTCTCCGTCGTCGGCGGACCTTACCTCCTCATAGGAAACGCCTTCCTCTTCGCCCTCCTATGCTCTGGCTTCATCATAGGGCTGGCGGCCGTCAAGGGGGCGACCTCTGAGACCCTCATCCTCGCGGGGATCGCCGTCAACTACTTCTTCTCCGCCATGAGCCAGCTCTTCAAGTACTTCGCAAATGACGAGCAGCTCCGGCTGATGACCTCATGGGGGATGGGGGACCTCGCCGCCTTCTCCTGGAGCAAGATCTCAATCCTCCTCGGGGTCTTTGCGATCTGCATCCCCCTTCTGATGCTGAAGGCCTGGGATCTGAACATCATGACCTCGGGGGACGAGACCGCCAAGAGCATCGGCGTCAACGCCGAGCGGGTCAGGGTTTACATAATGCTGATATCGAGCCTGGTGGTGGCGACGGTCGTCTGCTTCACCGGGACGATCGGCTTCATAGGACTGGTGGCACCCCACATGGCCCGGCTGATCCTCGGCGGGGATCATCGGTTCTTGATCCCCGCCTCGGGGATCCTGGGGGCCTCGGTCCTCATCGCCGCCGACGGCGTCGCTATGAACCTCATCGCCCCGACGGTTATACCGACGGGGATCATGACATCGGTGATAGGAGTTCCGTTCTTCATGTATCTTATGTTGAAAGGGAGAAGGAGGGAGTTTTGGACATGA
- a CDS encoding ABC transporter ATP-binding protein, translating into MMIQLQAKGIVFGYNSSPILKDVSFEIGPSRLVTIVGPNGSGKSTLIKCIDRIIAPEKGSILIDRKEVTKMDRMEIAKNLSYVPQSSARTFSSNVFDTVLMGRRPHIGWLSSSDDEERVWEVLRLLGIEELAMSGFAELSGGQQQKVLIARALVQETKVMLLDEPTSNLDIWHQLDVMNIVSDLVKKRRMTVLMALHDLNLASRYSDGIIMMKRGRIMAAGDPASVLTPENIEAIYNVEVAVRSQSEEPFIVPIKQIKPNGPRPHPGGRFFTSGKRRSRLPRTLAEMKEIRLS; encoded by the coding sequence ATGATGATCCAGCTTCAGGCAAAGGGAATAGTATTTGGTTACAACAGCTCCCCGATCCTCAAAGACGTCAGCTTTGAGATCGGGCCGTCGAGGCTTGTGACGATAGTCGGGCCCAACGGCTCCGGAAAGTCGACCCTCATCAAGTGCATCGACCGGATCATCGCCCCGGAGAAGGGCAGCATCCTCATCGATAGAAAGGAGGTGACGAAGATGGATCGGATGGAGATCGCCAAAAACCTCTCCTACGTCCCCCAGAGCTCGGCCCGGACCTTCTCCTCCAACGTCTTCGACACCGTCCTGATGGGCAGAAGGCCCCACATCGGCTGGCTTTCCAGCTCCGACGACGAGGAGAGGGTCTGGGAGGTCTTGAGGCTCCTCGGGATCGAGGAGCTGGCCATGAGCGGCTTCGCCGAGCTGAGCGGCGGCCAGCAGCAGAAGGTCCTGATCGCAAGAGCCCTCGTCCAGGAGACGAAGGTGATGCTCCTCGACGAGCCGACGAGCAACCTGGACATCTGGCACCAGCTCGACGTCATGAACATAGTGAGCGACCTCGTGAAGAAGAGGCGGATGACCGTCCTGATGGCCCTCCACGACCTCAACCTCGCCTCGAGGTACTCCGACGGGATCATCATGATGAAGAGGGGAAGGATCATGGCTGCGGGAGACCCCGCCTCCGTCCTCACCCCCGAGAACATCGAGGCGATCTACAACGTCGAGGTGGCGGTCCGGTCCCAGTCGGAGGAGCCCTTCATCGTCCCCATAAAGCAGATCAAGCCGAACGGCCCGCGGCCGCACCCTGGGGGGAGGTTCTTTACGTCCGGGAAGAGGAGGTCCAGACTTCCCCGCACCCTCGCCGAGATGAAGGAGATCAGGCTGTCGTGA